In Streptobacillus ratti, the genomic stretch ATTTGCTATTAAGTTTGATATAATAAAATAAATATTTTAAGTGATACTTTAAAAAATGAAAGTATCATTTTTTTCATTTTTATGAAAGTATTTACATCTTGGTATTTAAAAAAAATCAAGGTATATTTATAATACAAGGAGATAACTATGATAAATGAAAGAGAAATAAGAATACTTGAAAGACTTTTAGAAGAAAATATTTTAAATCTTGAAAATATTTGTGAGTATTTTAGAGTATCTAAAAGAACTATACAGTATAATCTTAATAATATTAATTATTTTTTATCTAAAAAGGGATTTTCTAAAATTGGAATAAAAAATGGGAATATATTACTTAGTTCAAAACTTGAATTACAGAAATTTTTAGAGATTATTAAGGATAAAGAATATATAAATAGAGATGATAGAATTAGTTTAATATATCTTTATGCTTTATATAATAAAAAGGGATTAAATATTTCAAGTTTATCAAAAAAAATAGATATTTCAAGAAATACTCTTAAATTAGATATGAATTTACTTGATGGTGAAAAATTTGAATATATACATTCAAGAGGATATTTTTTAGATTGGAAAAATAGTAAAAAAATAGAATTTCTTGATGAAATATATGATAAAAAATTATTGCAGAAGTATATAAAAGAAGTTATAGATTTTGAAATAATGAAAAAAGTTGAAGATTTTTTTAAAAAGATTTCTGAAGATATAAAATTTAATATTAATGAGGAAGTATACCAAAAATTAATAATAACTATATATACCATGATAACATTCCCTGAAAAAAATAATGTTATTAATAAATTTATACTAGAGGAAGAAAGAAATAAGATAAGAGAAATATTTGTAGAATACTTTGGAGAACATGTAAGCTTTGAAAAAATATCTGAAATGCTTATAGGTCTATCTATTAATCCAAATCTTGAATCATGGTTAGATGAATCATTTTTAATAAAGAAGATGATAAAGAATGTAGGAGATAAAATAAGAATAGATCTTACAGAAGATAAGGTACTTTATGATTTCTTATTAAGTCATATAAAAGTATCAATATATAGATTAAAAAAAGGAATTAATTTAAAGAATTCTATTTATCAACAATTAGTTTTAAAAGATAATCCTTTACTTCCTATTATTAAAAATTATGTTACTGAAATGGAAGATATATTTGAAATTAAATTTACAGAAATTGAAATTTCACTTATAGCATATCATTTTAAAGCTTCTATAGAAAGAATGAAAACTTTTAATAGAAAAAAAGTCATATTAGTTTGTGGATTAGGTTATGGAACTTCAAGAATACTTGAATATAATTTAAAGGAAAAGTTTGATATAGATATAGTAGATGTGTTACCAGCGTATATGATAGATAAGATAAATTTTAATTTGGATTCAGTGGATTACATAATTTCAACCGTAGATTTAGAAAATTTTGATTTTATTAAAATTAATCCATTGCTTAAGAGCGAAGATTATGAAAAATTAGATAAATTAGATATAAAAAGAAGAAAAGATAAAGTTTTAGTAGATGAGTTATTAGATGAAATAGAAGAAAATGATATAAGTTTTGATAGAAATAAACTTAAAAATGCTTTTTTAAATAAATTTCCAAATATATTAATTGATAGTTTTAGAGGTGAGAGTGAATTAGTTAAAATTTTAAATAAGAATAGTGTGATATTTGAAAAAAGTGTTAATAGTTGGGAAGATGCTATTGAAATATTAGGAAATAATTTAGTTGCTAAATGTTCAGTAACTACTGAATATGTAAATGAAATGAAAAAAATGGTTAAAAAATTAGGACCATATGTTGTAATTGATAATGGTATAGCCTTACCACATGCAAAATAGGAAAATTCAGTAATAGAAACAGATGCAAGTTTATTAATTTTAGAAAATCCAGTAGATTTTGGTAAGGGGAAAAAAGCTAAAGTTCTATTATGTTTTTCAAGTAAAGATAATAAATCTCATTTAGGATTTTTAAGTGATTTCTATAAATTAATTTTAAATAAAGATTTTTTAGAAGATATAAGTAAGATAAAAACTTATGAAAAATTAATGTCATATTTTAGAGAAAAAATATGAGAAAGGGGAAAATATGTTATTTAATAGAAATAATGTAGCTATAGAAGAAAGAGTAGAAAATTGGGAAGAAGCAATAAAAATTGCTGCAATGCCTTTAGTAAAAAGTAAAAATATTAAAGAAGAATATATTTACAAAATGATAGAAGCAGTTAAAAAATTAGGTTTCTATATTGTAATTACTGATGATATAGTTATGCCACATGCAAGACCAGAAGATGGTGTATTAGAAACAGGAGTATCTTTTTTAAAGGTAAATGAAGCAGTAGAATTCGGTAATGATAAATTACATTTAATTTTTGTACTTGCAGCAAAGGATAAGAATACTCATATAGATATAATATCTGAATTACTTGAGATATTTCAAGATAATGATAAAATATCAAAACTTAAAGAAGCTAATAAGTTAGAAGAATTATTAGAAATAATTAATGGAGGTAGATAAATGAAAATTATGGCAGTTTGTGGTTCAGGACTTGGTTCAAGTTTTATGTTAGAAATGAACATAAAAAAGATTTTGGATAAAATTGGATTTGATGCCGAGGTAGAACATTCTGATTTAGCATCAGTTATGATTAATAGTGCTGACTTATTTGTTATGGGAAAAGATATTGCTGAAAGTTCATCATTACCACTTGATAAAGTTGTGATACTTGATAGTATAATATCTATTTCAGAATTAGAAGAAAAATTAATAGAAAAATTAAAATAAGATATTTTAGGAGGTAAATATGAAATCAATATTAAATTTTATTGTTGACATTTTAAAAACACCAGCGATATTAGTTGGACTTATAGCATTAATAGGATTATTGTTACAAAAGAAATCTATAACTGATGTTGTTAAAGGTACGATTAAAACTATTTTAGGTTTCTTAGTATTAGGAGCTGGAGCAAGCTTTTTAGTAGAACAATTAGGACCTATGACTTCAATGTTTGAAAAGGCATTTGCTATTCAGGGAGTTATTCCAAATAATGAGGCAATTATTTCAGTTGCATTAAAAGATTTTGGAACAACTACAGCTTTAATTATGGCTTTAGGTATGCTTGCTAATATTTTAATAGCACGTTTTACTAGGTTAAAATATATATTTTTAACAGGACATCATACTTTATACATGGCAGCCATGATAGCTATTATGTTACATATAGCTGGATTTAATGGAGCTTTATTAATAGTAGTAGGAGCTGTATTATTAGGTTTAACTATGGCAATATTCCCTGCACTTGCTCAGCCTTTTATGAAAGGTATTATTGGAGATGATTCGGTTGCATTTGGACATTTTTCAACTTTAGGATATATTTTATCAGGATATATAGGTAAATTAGTTGGTAAAGGTTCTAAGTCAACAGAAGAAATGAAATTACCTAAAAATTTATCATTTTTAAGAGATTCATCAATTTCTATTTCATTAACTATGATGATTATTTATGTAATTTTAGCAATATTTGCAGGTAAAGATTTTGTAACAACTAATCTTTCAGGTGGAGATAACTATATCATATATGCCTTACTTAAAGGTATAGGATTTGCAGGAGGAGTATATATTATCTTACAAGGTGTTAGATTAATATTAAATGAAATAATTCCAGCATTTAAAGGAATTTCTGAAAAATTAGTTCCTAATGCTAAACCAGCACTAGATTGTCCAATAGTATTTCCTTATGCACCAAATGCAGTATTAATAGGGTTTATCTTTTCATTTTTAGGAGGATTAGTAGGATTATTTATTTTAGGAATATTTAATGCAGTATTAATATTACCAGGAGTAGTACCTCATTTCTTCTGTGGAGCAACAGCAGGAGTATTTGGAAATTCAACAGGTGGAAGACGTGGAGCTATGATAGGAGCTTTTGCAAATGGATTATTATTAACATTCTTACCAGCTATATTATATCCATTATTAGGAAGTTTAGGATATGTAGGAACTACTTTTTCTGATGCTGACTTTGCGATACTTGGAATAATATTAGGGAATGCTTCAAAATTATTAAATCCTACAGTAATTACTATAATAATATCAGTAGTTGTATTAGCATTAATTATTCATAATATATTTGCTAGAGAAAATAAGGAATAAAAGGAAAAAAATTATGATTACTACAAAAGAATTTGCAAGAGAAATAAGAATAAATGTTTTAAAAATGTTAAATAATTTAGGATTTGGACATTATGGTGGTTCACTATCAGTTGTTGAAACACTTGCTGTGTTATATAATGATATAATGAAATATGATAACAAAAATCCTAACTGGGAAGAAAGAGATTATTTTGTACTTTCAAAAGGTCATGCAGGGCCTGCACTTTATTCAGCATTGGCACTTAAAGGATTTTTTGCAAAAGAAGAGTTATTAACATTAAATGTTAATGGAACTAAATTACCATCTCATCCAGATAGATTAAAAACTAGTGGAGTAGATATAACTACAGGATCTTTAGGTCAAGGGATATCTATAGCTACAGGTATAGCAAAAGCTTTAAAAATACAGAAAAAAGAAAATAGAGTATTTACAATAATTGGAGATGGTGAAGCACAAGAGGGACAAGTTTGGGAAGCTATGCAATTTATAGCACATCATAATCTAAATAACCTTATAGTCTTCATAGACTATAATAAGCAACAATTAGATGGATACCTAGAAGATATATGTAAACCATATTTGTTTGAAGAAAAAGTTAAATCATTTGGATTAGAGGCTTTAACTGTTAAGGGTGATGATATAGAAGCTATTAAAAAAGCTATACTTTCACAAGGAGAAAAACCTTTAGTAATAATACTTGATACTATAAAAGGTCAAGGAGTTAGATTTATTGAAACTTTTAAAGGAAATCATCATATAAGAGTTAATGAAGAAGTTAAAAAAGAATTAGAAAAAGCAATAAATGACTTGCAAAGTGAGGTGAAATAATGACACATGTATATAACGGAGAAGCTATGAAAGAAACAATAGAATTAAGAAAGGTTTGTATTGATAAATTTCATGAATTTTTACAAAAAGATAAAGATGTAGTGATTTTAGATGCAGATTTAATGGGTTCTTTAGGTACGGCTTCACTTCAAAAAGAATATAGTGATAGAATAATTAACTGTGGAATTATGGAAGCTCAAGAAATATCTTGTGCATCAGGTATGAAAAGAGCTGGATTAAAACCTTTTGTTCATACATT encodes the following:
- a CDS encoding transketolase; the protein is MITTKEFAREIRINVLKMLNNLGFGHYGGSLSVVETLAVLYNDIMKYDNKNPNWEERDYFVLSKGHAGPALYSALALKGFFAKEELLTLNVNGTKLPSHPDRLKTSGVDITTGSLGQGISIATGIAKALKIQKKENRVFTIIGDGEAQEGQVWEAMQFIAHHNLNNLIVFIDYNKQQLDGYLEDICKPYLFEEKVKSFGLEALTVKGDDIEAIKKAILSQGEKPLVIILDTIKGQGVRFIETFKGNHHIRVNEEVKKELEKAINDLQSEVK
- a CDS encoding PTS sugar transporter subunit IIB, which codes for MKIMAVCGSGLGSSFMLEMNIKKILDKIGFDAEVEHSDLASVMINSADLFVMGKDIAESSSLPLDKVVILDSIISISELEEKLIEKLK
- a CDS encoding PTS ascorbate transporter subunit IIC, whose amino-acid sequence is MKSILNFIVDILKTPAILVGLIALIGLLLQKKSITDVVKGTIKTILGFLVLGAGASFLVEQLGPMTSMFEKAFAIQGVIPNNEAIISVALKDFGTTTALIMALGMLANILIARFTRLKYIFLTGHHTLYMAAMIAIMLHIAGFNGALLIVVGAVLLGLTMAIFPALAQPFMKGIIGDDSVAFGHFSTLGYILSGYIGKLVGKGSKSTEEMKLPKNLSFLRDSSISISLTMMIIYVILAIFAGKDFVTTNLSGGDNYIIYALLKGIGFAGGVYIILQGVRLILNEIIPAFKGISEKLVPNAKPALDCPIVFPYAPNAVLIGFIFSFLGGLVGLFILGIFNAVLILPGVVPHFFCGATAGVFGNSTGGRRGAMIGAFANGLLLTFLPAILYPLLGSLGYVGTTFSDADFAILGIILGNASKLLNPTVITIIISVVVLALIIHNIFARENKE
- a CDS encoding PTS sugar transporter subunit IIA produces the protein MLFNRNNVAIEERVENWEEAIKIAAMPLVKSKNIKEEYIYKMIEAVKKLGFYIVITDDIVMPHARPEDGVLETGVSFLKVNEAVEFGNDKLHLIFVLAAKDKNTHIDIISELLEIFQDNDKISKLKEANKLEELLEIINGGR